The Candidatus Aminicenantes bacterium genome window below encodes:
- the thiC gene encoding phosphomethylpyrimidine synthase ThiC, which translates to MTQLENARKGIITAAMKAVAAREALEEVKLLNAVADGTVVIPANRNHKNLQPVGIGRGLKTKINANIGTSGDFAELDDEVEKLRTVLDCGCDTVMDLSSGGDITAIRRALLAQSTIPFGNVPVYEMMVDVPRQGGTFVSLEASRMFDYIRRQAEDGVDFMTIHAGLTLKAIEKLKKKPRVAGIVSRGGSLLTGWMLHNRKENPFFEHFDQLLAIAREFDVTLSLGDGLRPGALADGSDWAQLEELLTLGELVQRTRRAGVQVMVEGPGHLPIQQIEMNVRLQKEICAGAPFYVLGPVVTDVAPGYDHLTAAIGSAVAGAAGADFLCYVTPAEHLGLPDAQDVREGIMASRIAAHVADIAKGLDGALDWDRRMAAARCGLDWAEQERLCIDAQKFRQVRERRGSQTDACSMCGDFCVYKVLKDYHL; encoded by the coding sequence ATGACACAGCTCGAGAATGCCAGAAAGGGAATCATCACGGCCGCGATGAAGGCGGTCGCCGCCCGCGAAGCGCTGGAAGAGGTAAAGCTGCTCAACGCCGTCGCCGACGGGACGGTGGTAATTCCCGCCAACCGCAACCACAAGAACCTGCAGCCGGTCGGCATCGGCCGGGGCCTGAAAACCAAGATCAACGCCAATATCGGCACCTCGGGAGATTTTGCCGAGCTGGACGATGAAGTGGAGAAACTGCGCACGGTCCTGGACTGCGGCTGCGACACGGTCATGGACCTGAGTAGCGGCGGCGACATCACCGCCATCCGCCGGGCCCTGCTGGCCCAGTCGACCATTCCCTTCGGCAACGTCCCGGTCTATGAGATGATGGTCGACGTCCCCCGCCAGGGCGGGACCTTCGTTTCCCTGGAAGCATCGCGGATGTTCGATTATATCCGGCGCCAGGCCGAAGACGGCGTCGACTTTATGACCATCCATGCCGGCCTGACCCTGAAAGCCATCGAGAAACTGAAAAAAAAACCGCGCGTGGCCGGCATCGTTTCGCGCGGCGGTTCGCTGCTGACCGGCTGGATGCTGCATAACCGCAAGGAGAATCCTTTTTTTGAACATTTTGACCAGCTGCTGGCCATCGCCCGCGAGTTCGACGTCACCCTCTCCTTGGGGGACGGCTTGCGACCGGGAGCGCTGGCCGACGGCAGCGACTGGGCGCAGCTGGAGGAATTGCTGACCCTGGGCGAGCTGGTGCAGCGGACACGCCGGGCCGGCGTCCAGGTCATGGTCGAAGGCCCGGGCCACCTGCCCATCCAGCAGATCGAGATGAATGTCCGGCTGCAGAAAGAGATTTGCGCCGGGGCGCCTTTCTACGTCCTGGGGCCGGTGGTTACCGACGTGGCGCCGGGCTACGACCATCTGACCGCCGCCATCGGCAGCGCCGTGGCCGGAGCCGCCGGCGCCGATTTTTTGTGCTACGTCACCCCGGCCGAGCACCTGGGTCTGCCCGACGCCCAGGACGTGCGCGAAGGCATCATGGCCTCGCGCATCGCCGCCCATGTCGCCGACATCGCCAAGGGCCTTGACGGCGCCCTGGACTGGGACCGGCGCATGGCCGCGGCGCGCTGCGGCCTGGATTGGGCGGAACAGGAGCGGCTGTGTATCGATGCGCAAAAGTTCAGGCAAGTCAGGGAGCGGCGCGGTTCGCAGACCGATGCCTGCTCCATGTGCGGCGATTTTTGCGTGTACAAGGTTCTTAAAGACTATCACCTATGA
- a CDS encoding UvrD-helicase domain-containing protein — protein sequence MASSILKLEASAGSGKTYKLALEYLGRLLLAFSGKGNKSLDPKREREILGSVLAITFTVKAAQEMKRRIVEKLKVLALSQKTPLGPDDREFLEQLAAATGLRAETIIGLSGDLIELVLASFDDFNVKTIDSLMSAMIMCIAPDLDLPADYEIAVDARDELQARGRAMIADLADSSWERLEPFLEEFRRLNAGSGWKTDVQIVEKVTDLFRKTLKQGGTGTGTAPDDLRRELTGSWSGFLETLRRLFPIMQEREPGGKKRRYASGTYLKEPLLELIAEALADGSDLSRLEGFVKSTYFQKNDAQELVIRETPDDQRLRFIAAYRAAQEALQKTTLAFSAFKTIPYREFLGDFATAWRTDKQTLFVEEFSQTLAERFREWSVSGFSYLYLKMSDRFRNFLFDEFQDTSTLQFKALAPLIDEVLSQEKSASLFIVGDRKQAIYRWRGGNSQLMDENILKKDIQAIGNRVKGGFSHTLKANWRSGREIIDFNNRFWAPEAIAQTAAEAGLQRAIQENFRDSRQTVATAEKRTGGYVEFSLQVGEGNSDGEEAGEGEQDGGEESGSAMSGQQLGAVRAIIDRLLRLGYEHADIAVLVRKNAQVRDIVRSLGRERIPTLSDQSLMLDSNARVNEIIAFFRFLDYPPDDLNFHAFISGRIFQQEARSRFGEEMEAFSEDAFIGGPGPMYKLFQEKFPRGWAVLIEPFFQAVGFLPPYDLFSDMTQVFRIYENFPGDTPFIMALGDALHGAELKEGNSIAGFLHLWKKMVDDEETPAVTIPEHTPGVRVLTMHQSKGLEFPAVIVPIDDRQGKNDDPLHWEQEGLFYITKKLALGDPSLKARFEEENIRSSIDLLNLLYVSFTRAKEALFVPVSVKKMPTAPTADKSGLVKRLAKASDIIACHPLLAWFDEESARLFSRGTLAKREKSAVRESTAADVPSKKVLTRSWQETYLVFDKAAIEERRDRAAAERGERIHDLLSCLGRVGKHGELESRVRQLAAQAGWEESETTVVADFLLRADVFQLLARGDAVHPEKEVIANSGAVTKLRRLDRLQTGPEEVLVIDFKTGTEASGEYDSQLREYMAAVAPLYPGRMCRGFLLFIDRGEVKEVACSS from the coding sequence ATGGCAAGCTCCATCCTGAAACTCGAAGCCTCGGCCGGATCGGGCAAAACCTACAAGCTGGCCCTGGAATATCTCGGCCGCCTGCTGCTGGCGTTCTCCGGCAAGGGCAACAAGTCGCTCGACCCCAAGCGGGAAAGGGAAATCCTGGGCTCGGTCCTGGCCATCACCTTCACCGTCAAGGCGGCCCAGGAAATGAAGCGGCGCATCGTGGAAAAGCTGAAGGTCCTGGCTTTGAGCCAAAAAACGCCGCTGGGCCCGGACGACCGGGAGTTTCTTGAGCAACTGGCGGCCGCAACCGGATTGAGAGCCGAGACGATCATCGGGCTTTCCGGCGACCTGATCGAACTGGTGCTGGCCAGTTTCGACGATTTCAATGTCAAGACCATCGACTCGCTGATGAGCGCCATGATCATGTGCATTGCCCCCGACCTCGACCTGCCTGCCGACTACGAGATCGCCGTGGACGCCCGGGACGAACTGCAAGCCCGCGGCCGGGCCATGATCGCCGACCTGGCGGACAGCTCATGGGAACGGCTAGAGCCTTTCCTGGAGGAGTTCAGGCGCCTGAACGCCGGCAGCGGCTGGAAGACCGACGTGCAGATCGTCGAGAAGGTCACCGACCTTTTCCGCAAGACGCTGAAGCAGGGGGGCACCGGCACTGGCACGGCCCCGGATGACTTGCGACGAGAGCTGACTGGGTCCTGGAGCGGTTTTTTGGAGACGCTGCGCCGCTTGTTCCCGATCATGCAGGAGAGGGAACCGGGCGGAAAAAAACGAAGATACGCCAGCGGTACCTACCTGAAAGAGCCGCTGTTGGAGCTGATCGCCGAAGCCCTGGCGGACGGTTCCGACCTTTCCAGGCTGGAGGGGTTCGTCAAGAGCACCTATTTTCAGAAGAACGACGCGCAGGAGCTCGTGATCAGGGAAACGCCGGACGATCAGCGCCTGCGGTTCATCGCCGCCTATCGGGCGGCGCAGGAAGCCCTGCAAAAAACAACTCTGGCTTTCAGCGCCTTCAAGACCATCCCTTACCGCGAGTTCCTGGGGGATTTCGCTACCGCCTGGCGCACGGACAAACAGACCTTGTTCGTTGAAGAGTTCAGCCAGACCCTGGCCGAACGCTTCAGGGAATGGAGCGTCAGCGGTTTTTCCTATCTCTACCTGAAGATGTCGGACCGCTTCCGCAACTTCCTTTTCGATGAGTTCCAGGATACGTCGACGCTGCAGTTCAAGGCCCTGGCCCCGCTCATCGACGAGGTGCTGTCCCAGGAAAAGAGCGCCTCGCTGTTCATTGTCGGCGACCGCAAGCAGGCCATCTACCGCTGGCGCGGCGGCAACAGCCAGCTCATGGACGAGAACATCCTCAAAAAGGACATCCAAGCCATCGGCAACCGGGTCAAGGGAGGGTTCTCGCATACCCTGAAAGCGAACTGGCGCAGCGGCCGGGAGATCATCGATTTCAACAACCGTTTCTGGGCCCCGGAAGCCATCGCCCAGACCGCGGCCGAAGCCGGTCTGCAAAGAGCCATCCAGGAAAATTTCAGGGATTCGCGGCAGACGGTCGCCACCGCGGAAAAAAGAACGGGCGGCTACGTGGAGTTCTCCCTGCAGGTCGGTGAAGGGAATAGCGACGGAGAGGAAGCGGGGGAAGGGGAACAGGACGGCGGGGAGGAAAGCGGCAGTGCCATGAGCGGCCAGCAGCTTGGAGCGGTCAGGGCGATCATCGACCGGCTGCTCCGGCTCGGATATGAACATGCCGATATCGCCGTCCTGGTGCGCAAGAACGCCCAGGTTCGCGACATTGTCCGCAGCCTGGGCCGCGAAAGGATCCCCACCCTGTCCGACCAGTCGCTGATGCTCGATTCCAACGCGCGGGTCAACGAGATCATCGCTTTTTTCAGGTTTCTCGACTACCCCCCGGACGACCTCAATTTCCACGCCTTCATCAGCGGCCGAATCTTCCAGCAGGAAGCCCGGAGCCGGTTCGGCGAGGAAATGGAGGCTTTTTCCGAGGACGCTTTCATCGGCGGCCCAGGCCCCATGTACAAGCTGTTCCAGGAGAAATTCCCGCGCGGCTGGGCCGTCCTGATCGAGCCATTCTTTCAAGCCGTCGGTTTCCTGCCGCCGTATGACCTTTTTTCAGACATGACCCAGGTGTTCCGCATCTATGAAAACTTCCCCGGCGATACGCCCTTCATCATGGCCCTGGGCGACGCCCTGCACGGCGCCGAGCTCAAGGAGGGCAATTCCATCGCCGGGTTTCTCCACCTCTGGAAAAAAATGGTCGACGACGAGGAGACGCCCGCCGTCACCATCCCCGAGCACACGCCCGGAGTGCGCGTGCTGACCATGCACCAGTCCAAGGGGCTGGAATTTCCGGCCGTGATCGTCCCCATCGATGATCGCCAGGGGAAAAACGACGACCCGCTCCACTGGGAGCAGGAAGGGCTGTTTTACATCACCAAAAAACTCGCCCTGGGCGATCCCAGCTTGAAGGCTCGCTTTGAAGAGGAAAACATCAGGAGCAGCATCGACCTGCTCAACCTGCTGTACGTGTCGTTCACCCGGGCCAAGGAGGCCCTGTTCGTTCCCGTCTCGGTAAAAAAAATGCCGACGGCGCCGACGGCTGACAAGAGCGGCCTTGTCAAGCGGCTGGCCAAAGCCAGCGATATCATCGCCTGCCATCCGCTCCTGGCCTGGTTCGATGAAGAATCCGCTCGCTTGTTCAGCCGCGGCACGCTCGCGAAGCGGGAAAAGTCTGCGGTCAGGGAATCGACGGCGGCGGACGTTCCAAGCAAAAAAGTGCTGACCCGCTCCTGGCAGGAGACCTACCTGGTCTTCGACAAGGCAGCCATTGAGGAACGCCGCGACCGCGCGGCGGCCGAGCGGGGAGAAAGGATACACGACCTCCTCTCTTGCCTTGGCCGGGTTGGCAAGCACGGGGAATTGGAGTCCCGGGTGCGGCAGTTGGCCGCCCAAGCCGGCTGGGAGGAAAGCGAAACAACCGTTGTTGCCGATTTTCTTCTCCGCGCGGACGTTTTCCAGCTCCTGGCGCGCGGCGACGCGGTCCATCCTGAAAAAGAGGTGATCGCCAACTCGGGTGCCGTGACCAAGCTCCGGCGTCTCGACCGGCTGCAAACCGGCCCGGAAGAAGTACTGGTCATCGACTTCAAAACCGGGACAGAAGCAAGCGGCGAATACGATTCCCAGCTGCGCGAGTACATGGCGGCCGTCGCCCCGCTCTACCCGGGCAGGATGTGCCGGGGCTTTCTCCTCTTCATCGACCGCGGCGAGGTCAAGGAGGTGGCATGCTCGAGCTGA
- the ruvC gene encoding crossover junction endodeoxyribonuclease RuvC: MLILGMDPGSLSFGIGLVHKDRNQYACLHSETIRLKEKDFIARMQTLWICLNQLTARFAIDEAAMEEGFLGKNIRSMSLLSMVRGVALAALLQRRIPLSLYSPREVKLALTGYGNADKTQLSKMAILVLNLKEKKLGLDESDALAVAYCHGVNRR, translated from the coding sequence ATGTTGATTCTGGGCATGGATCCCGGTTCGCTTAGTTTCGGCATCGGACTGGTGCACAAGGACCGAAACCAATATGCCTGCCTCCATTCCGAAACGATCCGCCTGAAGGAAAAGGATTTTATCGCCCGCATGCAGACGTTGTGGATCTGCCTCAACCAGCTGACCGCCCGTTTTGCCATCGATGAAGCGGCCATGGAGGAAGGTTTCCTGGGCAAGAACATCCGCTCCATGTCCCTGCTTTCCATGGTGCGCGGCGTGGCCCTGGCCGCCCTGTTGCAGCGCCGCATCCCACTGAGCCTGTATTCGCCGCGCGAGGTCAAGTTGGCCCTGACCGGTTACGGCAATGCCGATAAAACGCAACTCTCTAAAATGGCAATCCTGGTCTTGAACCTCAAGGAAAAAAAACTCGGCCTGGATGAAAGTGACGCCCTGGCCGTGGCCTATTGCCATGGGGTGAACCGCCGATGA
- a CDS encoding YebC/PmpR family DNA-binding transcriptional regulator — MSGHSKWSSIKHKKAATDAKRGKVFTRFIRELTIAARAGGGDPESNSRLRHAMEGARAANMPSDNIKKAVQRGTGELEGVNYEEFSYEGYGPGGVAILADAMTDNKNRTVSEVRHVFEKYNGNLGQQGCVSWMFTRKGLIVVPQSAIGEDELMEIVLDSGAEDMKKEGENFEITTSTEDFDTVHEALKAKKLPIESAEIAKVPSTYIKLEGKQAEQMLKLYDRLEELDDIQNVWANFDIADEVIDQFNKG, encoded by the coding sequence ATGTCTGGACATTCCAAGTGGAGTTCGATTAAGCATAAGAAAGCCGCCACTGACGCCAAGCGGGGAAAGGTCTTTACCCGCTTCATCAGGGAATTGACCATCGCCGCCCGAGCCGGTGGCGGCGACCCCGAATCCAACTCGCGCTTGCGCCACGCCATGGAGGGGGCGCGGGCGGCCAACATGCCCAGCGACAACATCAAGAAGGCCGTCCAGCGCGGCACCGGCGAACTCGAAGGGGTCAATTACGAGGAATTCTCCTACGAGGGCTACGGCCCAGGCGGCGTGGCCATCCTGGCCGACGCCATGACCGACAACAAGAACCGCACCGTCTCCGAGGTGCGCCACGTCTTCGAAAAATACAACGGCAATCTGGGCCAGCAGGGCTGCGTTTCCTGGATGTTCACGCGCAAGGGGCTAATCGTCGTTCCGCAGTCGGCCATCGGCGAGGACGAGCTGATGGAGATCGTTCTGGACAGCGGCGCCGAGGACATGAAGAAAGAGGGGGAGAACTTCGAGATCACCACCTCGACCGAGGATTTCGATACGGTGCACGAGGCCTTGAAAGCCAAGAAACTCCCGATCGAGTCGGCCGAGATCGCCAAGGTCCCCTCCACCTACATCAAGCTGGAGGGCAAGCAGGCCGAGCAGATGCTCAAGCTCTACGACAGGCTCGAGGAGCTCGATGACATCCAGAACGTCTGGGCCAACTTCGATATCGCCGACGAGGTGATCGACCAATTCAACAAGGGCTAA
- a CDS encoding MBL fold metallo-hydrolase, giving the protein MKTEMSLTFYGVRGSHPVPGRGTQRYGGNTAALLFEIAGQAVLFDAGTGIIQAGRYLNQRFGAGGTIHLFLTHLHIDHIQGLPFFKPFYNPRLEIVIHCQEVSGGSLRQAIEALFLPPYSPITLKGIKAGLRFVPLDMRPGKNSINLGSTTVVSYIKHDSHPRLGVIIYQLAHDGRRVVYSTDVESPEGFDGSIRPFIRGADILIHDCQYLDADYANPGNPRQGYGHSTVSMAVRNAGLCRVKKLYLFHYDPEYSDGQLEEMLRQARRKFKNTFLSQEQKKINITRR; this is encoded by the coding sequence ATGAAGACAGAGATGTCGCTGACCTTTTACGGCGTGCGCGGCAGCCATCCCGTCCCTGGCAGGGGTACGCAGCGCTACGGCGGCAACACCGCGGCGCTGCTTTTTGAAATCGCCGGCCAGGCGGTCCTCTTCGATGCCGGCACCGGCATCATCCAGGCCGGCCGCTACTTGAACCAGCGCTTCGGCGCCGGCGGGACGATCCACCTGTTCCTCACCCACCTGCATATCGATCATATCCAGGGCCTGCCTTTTTTCAAGCCGTTCTACAACCCCCGGCTGGAAATCGTCATCCATTGCCAGGAAGTCTCCGGCGGCAGCTTGCGCCAGGCCATCGAGGCGCTTTTCCTGCCGCCCTATTCGCCGATCACCCTGAAAGGCATTAAAGCCGGCCTGCGCTTCGTGCCGCTCGACATGCGCCCGGGGAAAAATTCCATCAACCTGGGTTCCACTACCGTGGTTTCCTACATCAAGCACGATTCCCATCCGCGGCTGGGGGTGATCATCTACCAGCTCGCCCATGACGGGCGGCGGGTGGTGTATTCCACCGACGTCGAAAGCCCGGAAGGCTTCGACGGCTCCATCCGTCCCTTCATCCGCGGCGCCGACATCCTGATCCACGATTGCCAGTATCTGGACGCCGATTACGCCAATCCGGGAAATCCCCGCCAGGGCTATGGCCACAGCACCGTTTCCATGGCGGTGCGCAACGCCGGGCTCTGCCGGGTGAAAAAACTGTACCTGTTTCACTACGATCCCGAATATTCGGACGGGCAGCTGGAGGAAATGCTGCGCCAAGCGCGACGGAAGTTCAAAAATACCTTCCTGAGCCAGGAACAAAAAAAGATCAACATAACAAGGAGATAA
- the ruvB gene encoding Holliday junction branch migration DNA helicase RuvB, with amino-acid sequence MNPENITNPVEKSDDTGVEQNLRPARLREFTGQKQKIANLKTYIKGARQRGEALDHVLLHGPPGLGKTTLAHIAAAEMGAGIKCTSGPVLEKKGDIIAILSDMELHEVLFIDEIHRLRTALEEILYKAMEDFQIDVLIGQGPGAKTVSLHINPFTLVGATTRAGLLSNPLRNLFGITFHLDFYDHEELSEIIRRSAGILGIRIDDEATAAVAGRSRGTPRIANRLLRRLRDFAQLQGKDGIDLDVAQAAFRALEVDEAGFDEVDRKILLTIIDHFRGGPVGISTLATSVQEEKNTLEDIYEPYLIQEGFLQITSRGRLATEKAFRYFGKKARPPQKPLF; translated from the coding sequence ATGAACCCCGAAAACATCACCAACCCGGTTGAAAAAAGCGACGATACCGGGGTCGAACAGAACCTGCGCCCGGCCCGGCTGCGGGAATTCACCGGCCAGAAGCAGAAGATCGCCAACCTGAAAACCTATATCAAGGGGGCGCGCCAGCGCGGCGAAGCCCTGGACCATGTGCTGCTGCACGGCCCGCCCGGCCTGGGCAAGACCACCCTGGCCCACATCGCGGCAGCGGAAATGGGGGCGGGGATCAAGTGCACGTCGGGCCCGGTCCTTGAAAAAAAGGGCGACATCATCGCCATCCTGAGCGACATGGAATTGCACGAGGTGCTCTTCATCGACGAGATCCATCGCCTGCGCACGGCGCTCGAGGAAATCCTCTACAAGGCCATGGAGGATTTCCAGATCGACGTGCTGATCGGCCAAGGGCCGGGGGCCAAGACCGTTTCGCTGCATATCAACCCCTTCACCCTGGTCGGGGCCACCACCCGCGCCGGCCTCCTGTCCAACCCGCTGCGCAACCTTTTCGGCATCACCTTTCACCTCGATTTTTACGATCACGAGGAGCTGTCTGAGATCATCCGCCGCAGCGCCGGCATCCTCGGCATCCGCATCGACGACGAGGCGACCGCGGCCGTGGCCGGCAGGTCGCGCGGCACGCCGCGCATCGCCAACCGGCTGCTGCGCCGGCTGCGCGATTTCGCCCAGCTCCAGGGCAAGGACGGCATCGACCTGGACGTGGCGCAGGCGGCCTTCCGGGCCCTGGAAGTCGACGAAGCCGGTTTTGACGAGGTGGACCGCAAGATCCTGCTGACCATCATCGACCATTTCCGCGGCGGCCCGGTCGGCATTTCCACCCTGGCCACCTCGGTGCAGGAGGAGAAGAACACCCTCGAGGACATTTACGAGCCCTACCTGATCCAAGAGGGCTTCCTGCAGATCACCTCGCGCGGCCGCCTAGCCACCGAGAAAGCCTTCCGTTATTTCGGTAAAAAAGCGCGCCCGCCGCAAAAACCTTTGTTTTAG
- the ruvA gene encoding Holliday junction branch migration protein RuvA: protein MIAIVRGKIFASVPGRVAVDTGAGIILQLVVPVSAYPQLRENQDIILHTILKIKDEDVVLYGFPQPREKALFEKLISVSGIGPKIAMSCISAMAADEWIAAIAGADVAGISSIPGIGKKTAQRLILELTGKLEFQNEIPDANAQLRSDLVSGLANLGYPLKVARETVGRVLKENPAATGFEELFKIIMKKMKP from the coding sequence ATGATCGCGATCGTGCGCGGCAAAATTTTCGCCTCCGTGCCCGGGCGTGTCGCTGTCGATACTGGAGCGGGGATCATCCTGCAGCTGGTTGTGCCGGTTTCCGCTTATCCGCAGTTGCGGGAAAACCAGGATATCATCTTGCACACGATTTTAAAAATAAAGGATGAAGATGTGGTGCTCTATGGTTTCCCGCAGCCCAGGGAAAAAGCCCTTTTTGAAAAGCTGATCTCGGTTTCCGGGATCGGCCCCAAGATCGCCATGTCCTGCATATCCGCCATGGCCGCTGACGAATGGATCGCCGCCATCGCCGGCGCCGATGTGGCCGGGATCAGTTCCATCCCCGGTATCGGCAAGAAAACGGCCCAACGCCTTATTTTGGAATTAACCGGCAAGCTCGAATTCCAAAATGAAATTCCCGACGCCAACGCCCAACTGCGCTCCGACCTGGTTTCCGGATTGGCTAACCTCGGCTACCCGCTCAAGGTGGCCCGGGAAACCGTCGGTCGCGTCCTGAAAGAAAATCCCGCCGCCACCGGTTTTGAAGAACTCTTCAAGATCATCATGAAAAAGATGAAGCCATGA